From Deltaproteobacteria bacterium, one genomic window encodes:
- a CDS encoding acyltransferase family protein, whose product MNDEGKIHYLKRGPGESWEELARRLETRLSELEKELGHHPRKEKTPALKLLKTFWFGDENEPVEYDEFGRDINFVKKVKPLFDFLYYNYWRVRVQGVKNVPSEGRGLIVANHSGTLPYDGAMIGLAVHNDHPVRRDVRFLVEDFVYHFPFLGTFMYRIGGVRACQENAERLLRENHLVTVFPEGIKGIGKHFKNRYQLQRFGRAGFIKLALKTGSPLIPTAVIGAEEIHPMIYKSTILARPLGVPYLPVTPTLPLLGPLGLIPLPSKWSIYFGEPFDFHKTYGPDAVNDQLLINRLSEEVRQKIQEMVIEGLKQRRSTWFG is encoded by the coding sequence TTGGCCCGCCGTCTTGAAACTCGCCTTTCTGAATTAGAAAAAGAATTGGGGCACCATCCTCGAAAGGAAAAAACCCCGGCCCTCAAGCTCCTCAAAACCTTCTGGTTCGGGGATGAAAACGAACCGGTTGAGTACGATGAGTTTGGTCGGGATATCAATTTTGTCAAAAAGGTGAAACCTCTCTTCGACTTTCTTTATTACAATTATTGGAGGGTCCGTGTTCAGGGGGTCAAAAATGTCCCTTCGGAGGGACGCGGTCTCATCGTTGCGAATCACTCAGGAACCCTCCCCTACGATGGCGCGATGATCGGTCTCGCTGTCCATAATGATCACCCGGTGAGACGTGATGTCCGCTTCCTTGTCGAAGATTTTGTCTATCACTTCCCCTTCCTCGGGACATTCATGTACCGAATCGGCGGGGTGCGTGCCTGTCAGGAAAATGCCGAGAGACTTTTGAGGGAAAACCATCTCGTGACCGTCTTCCCGGAAGGGATCAAGGGGATCGGGAAGCATTTCAAAAACCGCTATCAATTACAGCGATTCGGCCGGGCCGGTTTTATCAAGCTGGCGTTAAAGACAGGAAGCCCACTGATTCCAACAGCAGTCATCGGTGCTGAGGAGATCCACCCCATGATCTACAAGTCAACGATCCTGGCAAGACCTCTGGGGGTTCCGTATCTGCCTGTCACACCAACCCTCCCGCTGCTGGGACCGTTGGGATTGATCCCGCTCCCCTCGAAGTGGTCAATCTACTTCGGAGAACCCTTTGATTTTCACAAGACCTACGGTCCTGATGCGGTGAATGATCAACTCCTGATCAATCGTCTCTCTGAAGAGGTCCGGCAGAAAATCCAGGAGATGGTGATTGAAGGGTTGAAACAAAGACGGTCGACCTGGTTTGGATAA